A genomic stretch from Candidatus Eremiobacteraceae bacterium includes:
- the rsmI gene encoding 16S rRNA (cytidine(1402)-2'-O)-methyltransferase, with product MTHSTQAGRLVLCPTPLGNLEDITARTLRALNECDVVVAEDTRVTGGLLRHFDIRKPLRSLHERVEARRLAEVRGLLAAGKTVAFASDAGMPGISDPGAALVACARAVGAAIEALPGPTAFVGALVLSGFDISRFRFDGFPPRKSSERRAYLRSLRDVEYAVAWYEAPTRVIALLDDVGRELPQRRVFALREYTKMFEQQALGSAAQVRAQIEQPPRGEFTIVLEGARIERVPAGARAIPDEVRDALLRLIERGTGARDAAEAIAGATGLPKNALYKLALQRAQRR from the coding sequence CATCACCGCGCGCACGCTGCGCGCGCTGAATGAGTGCGACGTCGTCGTGGCCGAGGACACGCGCGTCACGGGCGGGCTGCTGCGTCATTTCGACATACGCAAACCGCTCCGTTCGCTGCACGAACGGGTTGAAGCGCGACGGCTTGCGGAGGTGCGCGGACTGCTGGCGGCCGGCAAGACGGTCGCCTTCGCAAGCGACGCCGGCATGCCCGGCATCTCGGATCCGGGGGCAGCGCTCGTCGCGTGCGCGCGCGCGGTGGGCGCCGCGATCGAGGCCTTGCCCGGCCCGACCGCATTCGTCGGCGCGCTCGTCCTCAGCGGTTTCGACATCAGCAGGTTCAGATTCGACGGCTTCCCGCCGCGCAAGAGCTCCGAGCGGCGTGCCTATCTGCGTTCGCTGCGCGACGTCGAGTATGCCGTCGCGTGGTATGAAGCGCCGACGCGCGTCATCGCGCTGCTCGACGACGTCGGACGCGAGTTGCCTCAGCGTCGCGTATTCGCGTTGCGCGAATATACCAAGATGTTCGAGCAGCAGGCGCTGGGATCGGCGGCGCAGGTGCGCGCGCAGATCGAACAGCCGCCGCGCGGCGAGTTCACGATCGTGCTCGAGGGCGCGCGCATTGAGCGCGTGCCGGCCGGCGCGCGAGCTATCCCGGATGAGGTTCGCGACGCGCTGCTGCGCTTGATCGAGCGCGGCACCGGCGCTCGCGATGCGGCCGAAGCGATTGCCGGGGCGACCGGCCTGCCCAAGAACGCTTTGTACAAACTCGCATTGCAGCGCGCTCAGCGGCGTTAG